The sequence CAATTCTCCATCTCACCTAGCAACCAACGCCAATTTAACCTGTGCCCAAGACACCCTCCTCCGTCATCTGCTACATTATCTCTAACCCCacctcatctctctctccaacaTGGATTCATGGACGGAGGAGAGCCACGCCGGAGACGATTTGGGATTTGAGTTCGAGACACTTAAGCTCATAGGCTTCTTGTTGTGCCTTGCAATAGGAACCATCGTCGCTGTAACATATCAGTGCCTTGCCGTTGCCGACCAAAGGCGCATGcgaaacaacaacaacacacagcaacaacaaaatgAACAGCAACCTCGGGGGCTTCAAATCAACCGACAGTTGATCCCAGTTGTCGAATACAGCAAAGAAAGCAAAGATGGGATTTGTGCTGTGTGCTTGTGTGAGTTCAAAGTTGGTGAGGCCATTCGTGTGTTGCCTGAATGCATGCACTTGTTTCATGCCGGCTGCGTTGACATGTGGTTGAGCTCTCACTCTAATTGCCCACTTTGTCGTACTGATATTGAGCCGCGACATGTCGTTTTATTGATGCCACAATTCAGTGGGGGAAACCGTAGCATTTGAGCTTGCAACACATGTATGGATGGATGGGTGTCCATTTAGACTTATAGCTAGTGGGTTTTGTTGTAATAGATTAAGAGCAATTACACACGCATCGGAAGTTCTTTGTAAGCCTTtccagtttttataaaaagaaacgAGTTTTATTTGGTGAgtgaaaaaaatgtaattactCTTGCTTATGGATTATTGGCtggcaatttttatttttatttttttatacatctAGGTCATTATTGCTGTTGGCATCAGCTCAATTTTGTAGAACTGAATTAGGCTTGTTTAAGGATCagctcaatttttttttatacctcTGATCACGTTGACTGCTACTTGGATGAAATAATACTATTATTAACATGATAAATAACAGTTGCTGTCATAGGCAAGCTGAGCTCTAGGCTCTAGCTGTATCAAAGTTCTAGTTTTTTGGTATACTTATAACAaggtgattttatttttcgcCGTAACCCCCTACGTGTAAAACAGCATAGTGAAAGTCTTTGTTTTGTCACAAATGCTCGAGGCACAGCATCTGAAACCTCCAACTTCCAAGCCACCTAGCAATCAACGCCATTTTAACTTGTGCACCAAGACGCCTCCTCCTTCATCTAAAACCCCCTgatcatctctctctttctccacCATGGACGGATTAGGAGGACCGCTTGACGTTAAGATGATAGTTCTCATAGGCATTTTGGCCCTTGCAGTTGCAATCATCGTTATTGTAACACATGCATGCCTTGCCGATGATGACGACGAGATTCATATCAATCGATATCGCAACAGGCCCCGgagaacaagaacaacaacagAAACTAGAGCAACCACAACTACAATAAGCAATAGTTCTTCATCTGCACATCATCAGTTGATCCCAACTGTCGAAGAAATCAAAGATGGGATTTGTGCTGTGTGCTTGTGCGAGTTCAAAGATGGTGAGGCAATTCGTGTGCTGCCCGAATGCATGCACTTGTTTCATGCCGAGTGCATCGACATGTGGTTGAGCTCTCACTCTAATTGCCCACTTTGTCGCACAGATATTGAGCCTCCTCCTCAACATGTCGTTCTGTCGATGCCAAGTTTCAGTGAGGGAGGCCTTGGGAGCACTTGATCTTATAGCTAAACTTGCTAATGAATGATTTGGGTTGCATTTTTCCTTGttacaatttttcatatttttatttcaatcgAACCCAAATAAactcaataaaaatttcataatatTCCAAATTCTAAGAAGAGGATGATATGtgcagtaaaaaaaattatattactcCCTTTGATTATATTTTACATAGAACTAATTGCCAGTCGTCCAATTGCACATAATGTTTTGTTCCTTGTTCATTTATATTGCACACAAGATGGGTCGGTGAGGGTCCAGACGGAAAATCATGTTCTAGGGCCTGTACAAAATCTGGACTACAACTTGGGCATGCTTGAGCCTGGGCTGGTTTAGTCCAGTCTGGCCTATACCCATCACTGAGGACCCAAAACCACAGACAACATCCCTCATGGGTAGGACCTAAACAAACCACCTGTAAAATATATGCATAATCCTATACACATAGTCAGTCTCTCAAGTGCCAGAATCTATTCGTGTCATGAGCACCACATGTTTAGTTGTTCAAAATTGTACCCCAATAAAAAGAGTATTAATTTGCACATTAGTAGTCTTAGGTTCAAACTTTTATAACCTTGTGgcaatatatatgaaaaatctctctcattgtaatttagactgtcatttatattcaaaaataagagtaaaaaattgtaaacattcGACTTACATTAGCACAAGTTGTTTCCTcgttataatataagtaaatatttattgacagtcctgatctcttggactaaaggggtccaagagatttgtggtcacttaCTGTTGAATGTAAAGTCAACgattcactcactcttgcactcattttaaaatttttttttgaactattagattaatatccaacggtgagtgatcACAATCTCTTGAACTCCTATGATCCAAAGGATCGGAGCTGTATTTATTGATATATACTAAAGTTGAAAAATGAATTATATCGTCCATCAATGTTATAAAAAGGAAACGAATTGTACTTGGTGATTCTATACTAGAATACAAATGATGTACTTGATACTAACTGCAGTAAAATATGTAGCTATCATGATATTACTTGAGACTTTCCCTGAAAACCCCACATATTCCCATCAATAATTGCTCCTCACAAACCCAAAGAAAACTCCCCCACatcacacacaaacacaaaaacacattgttttttttccaacttcaccaaactcaaaagaaaaactccaaaacctcacccactctctctctctctctctctctctctctcttatcaTGGAGAGCGCACCCACCGTCCTAAACAAGCCACCCCCACCTTTCCCAGCACCGCCCAGAAGCGTAGACTTCTCTGCCCTCGGATTCATCCTCGGCCTCGTCGCCGTCATCACCATCCCTGCTCTCGTCTacgctttcttcttctccatcaaGTGCCCTCCCAACCCTTTCCGCCGCCGGCATCACCGGAGCTCCACCACCGCATCGGGACCCATCCGACCCGAACCCAACACCCTCAACCGGAACGACGTCATTTCTGACGTCAAGTACCAGAAACAGACCCATGTGAAGGAAATTGGAACAGAGTGCCCTGTTTGCTTGTCTGTGTTTGCTGATGGTGAAGAGGTCAGGCAGCTGAGCGTCTGCAAGCACTCTTTCCACGCTCTCTGTATAAACATGTGGCTTAAAGACCACTCCAATTGCCCCATTTGTCGAGCTTATATTGCCGTCGATCGTAGTAGTGGTAACAATCGAACGGCGTCTGGTGCAGCTAGAGATAGAGATGATCAGCAACAAGGTTTGCCTGATGCTTCGTCTATGGTTTGACAcactaaattaattttttgttttttttccttttgttcttggaGGGTTTTGTGGTGATGGGGTTTTGGtggaagatgatgatgacaaCATGTGGCAGCTGGGATATTGGGTTAattcttttgctttcttttgaAGTTTTCGGAAACTCACCGACAAAGTTGTAAACTTGTAGCTGTAGTTCAATTTCTTTAGCTTTtactggagagagagagagagagagagagagagagagagagagagagagaaatgctAGAAAGTAGTTGATTTAATCAGGGCTTCTTCTATAATTTGAAggttgaaagttgaaactttGAGCTGAATTTCAAACCAGAtgattgtttgttttaatcaCCTTTACCATATGGCATGCCTAATCATTTCTCAACTGTAGTCAACATATATTGTGTCAGCCATGTGAGAACCGGCATgataaaatggaaaagaaaaaaaaattaaatagggTTTTTGCTTCTTCATTGGGTTTTTTAaggttctttttttatttttgcttagTGAGTTTCTGATAAAAGACTACAGAAGTGGAGTGGGTGAGTCATGAAAGTTTCTTTACAAACAGTCTGAGTTCATACGACACGTAAATTGTAATGATGTTTGTTGTTTGcagattaaattaaaaaggaaacaaataaGAAGTACCTAAACATTTGCTTGTCAACAACCCCATTTGGTGTTTGATCATTTATAAGATGACACGTCCCTTCAATGGGTTATATAATTAACACTTGATCCATCAGTCCAACTAATAATATGATTAAAATGGGCAGAGCACCAACTTGTATGATTAAGGGCTTATTTGGACCCCTCCATGCCTAATTAAGctacttaaatttttttgttttgtttttatacaTACAATATTAAATTCCATAGGAGGATTCTAGCTCGGATGCACCGCACTACTTGAAAATTAttacataaaaagaaaagagttcATATGCAATTTGGGAGGAAATTTCCTTCGTCAACAATCATGAGTCATTAGTTCTGGCCCATTTGGTaccaaaagtttttttgttttatttcccTTTTCCATTGTCTTATTTGTGTCCTCAAGCAAAAAGGAAACTTGGCTCTGGATGGCTCATAAGGCCACCTCTTatatcttttttcctttttttccatCGACTCGTAACccttttcaaattgaaatgtTGGCAATGTTTAGAATTCAATGCTCCTGCTCAATCacgttttcttcttcttagaTTCAATGGAGAAAATGATAAAGAGAATGGAGCTCTGGTCCTCAGTCTAGAGTTCTATGTGCTCTTGCTGTTCAAgttaaaaatggaaattttgcTATTTTGCATATTTGGATCACCTCAATTGATAAATTTTGGACAAGAGGCATTCCTACAATATACGTTACAGAATCTAATTACCTATGTTCGACCTGAATTTTCACTCAATCTAAAACGTGACAAAAATCTTAGATAAATAACTGCTCTTAATCGGTTGAGATAGATTCCCTAGCAACGCAAACAAAATGAAGTTAAGGTGTACCACAAACACAAACGGCCGAGCGGTAGCAGATCACAACCGacaattcaaattaaatactaACGGGTATGCTTTCCCTCTCCCACTGAACCCATTTTCCCACCTgtaaattgtaaacaaaagagaagaaaaagctTCACGCCGACACCACCTCCTACCTTCTCACTCCCTCCAAACCCAACCCACATCACCAAATCTCTcatcttttttgtcattttccaaTTTCCTCTTGATCCCCAAAAGTaaagaactttttttttttacctccaATGAAAAGAGCTCACGCTCAATGGCTCATGATTTTAACCGCCActtccctcctcttcctcatcGTTCTCCTTACCGTAACCCTAACCGGCCACGGTAAATACTCCTCCGGCGCCTCCGATTTTTACTACGAGCAGCGCCAGTTTACCACTCTGGACCGAAATTTTGGAGACACTGCCGAAAACAACGACGGCGACAGCAACCGGTTAGGGCTTCCGAAACTGCCGAGATTCGCTTACTTCATATCGGGCTCCAGGGGCGATGTCCCCCAGCTGCGGCGGTTGCTTCAGGCGCTTTACCACCCGAGAAATTACTATTTGCTGCACCTTGATCTCGAAGCTTCGGACGCCGAGAGGCTCGAGCTGGCGAAATTCGTGAAGTCGGAGGCTTTGATTCGGGAGTTTCGGAATGCCATGGTGATTGGAAACGCCGATTTGGTCACCGCCAAGGGCCCCACTATGATTGCCTCCACGCTTCACGCCATTGCGATTTTGCTCAAGCGGGCTAAGGATTGGGATTGGTTTATTAATCTCAGCGCCTCAGATTATCCTCTTATGTCCCAAGATGGTAACTTTactaattttattaatttagttatatttttttaattacagaTTAATTAAAGTTTCTAAATTGTTGCTGTTAGAGCTTTTGcatattttttcattcttgCCGAGGGAGCTCAACTTCTTGGAGCACACTAGCAATATCGGGTGGAAAGAGTAAGCACCCAATTTTTCAACGCAATTCAACAACTGGTTTCTTTCTAGTGTTGGGCTTGATATTCATAATTTGCATATGTTTTTGTGGGAATGTTACAGAAATCAAAGGGCAAGGCCTATTATTGTTGATCCTGGCTTGTACCACTCTAAGAAATCCGGTGTGTTTTGGGCTAAAGAGAGAAGGTCAATGCCTGCTTCCTTCAAGTTATTCATGGGTACTTCTCCTTCTCTGCATTTAAGTATACTTTGTGTCCTGGGTTTATTTTATCATGCCGAGCTGGTATAGAAACTGGTATATTAGTCTTTCCATGTGGTTTTCAGTTGAATTCATGAAATTGAGGATAAGTGCTGTTGGATACTAATGGATGTTGGCATTTACTAATCGAGGTGTAGACTAATAAGGTTATATTAGTTGAATTAGAACGAATTTAGAAATCacttcaaaatccaaaaagaatttggtatttcttcatttttgagCTTTCTGTACAACCTCCTGACTCAGATTTGCATTACACATTTACCATGAGAAGAAAAGCATAAAAAGCTGGGATTTCTTAGAACTATGTTTagattttgtttcttgaaaTAATCAATGCAACTGCCTCGAGCACAGTTTGGTTTCTGAGTTCCTTAAAGCCAGAGAATTATAATGTCATTATGTAATCTTTCATAATGATAAGCTCATAACCAGTGTGATGCTGCAATAGTCTGGTGGAAGACTTCAATCTTGCCATTTCGATCATAGCCTACAGTTTTTACATCCATAAGAGTGGAACCCatgaattttcatatatatattatgggGTTCCGCAACGTTGATTTGGAACCTGAAAATGCCATTTAACATGATGCAAATGGACATTATTTATTGTACTTGTTGAATGGTTTATCTTGCTTACTATATGTGGGTGATGCTTTGTAgaagcatttttattttgcatatCTCAAACATAAATCTTTCTACTTTCAGGGTCCACGTGGGTGGTGCTGACCAAATCGTTTCTTGAGTTCTGTGTTTTGGGGTGGGACAATCTTCCCCGCACTCTTCTCATGTATTACACCAATTTCTTGTCATCCCCAGAGGGCTACTTCCACACCCTTGCGTGCAACCACAAGGACTACCAGAACACGACCGTGAATCATAACTTGCATTACATAAGGTGGGATAGCCCTCCGAAGGCAAATCCAATTAACCTAACGCTGGAACATTACAACGACATGGTCCAAAGTGGAGCTCCTTTTGCTGGTTCATTTGCCAGGGACGATCCGGTTCTCGACATAATTGATAAGGAGCTCTTGAAGAGACCAAGAGGCCAGTTTACACCGGGTGGTTGGTGTTTAGGGAAGTTAGGTAAAGATCCGTGTTTAGCTTGTGGCAACCCAAATGCTGTAAAACCAACTGTAGTTTCAAAGATGCTAGAGAAACTCATTGTGAAACTTCTTGATTCTGAAAATTTCCGGCCTAAGCAATGTAAATAGTCTTGTCTATGCTTTGATTTTCCCTCCCTCCCACATTaaaatttgttcttttcagtctaataaaaaagaagataaaacgAACTTGGGAGAGAAACCCTTTAAGAAAACTAAAACTGGTTAACTGTGCATTATATGCTTCTAACTTAACTGTGCATTATATGCttcttgagaaaataaaaaaaaatattggcgTCGCACGGACTCGAACCGCAGACCTTCAGTGTGTTAGACTGACGTGATAACCAACTACACCACGACACCTTCGTGCCCTGACTTTCCCTCAGGTGCTATAAGTACAAAGACTtgcaaataaaatatgaatttgggtttgggCTACTCCAATCCAATGTGGGCAAAACGGCGGGCCTGGTGGcgcaaaaatcaaatttcagGGGTGGGCCCATTCGGATGGCAGTTTAATTTTAGCACGCTCTGCCGTTTATTTCATCTGTTCCTACTTCGTCGTCTTCATATTAACGAAAAGCGGGAactgcaaatatatatatatacatattttcaATCTTATAATAATATGCTGGAAAAATCCCcctatttttagggtttgcgCTTCTCCTTTGAGACACCTAGATCTTCAGGTTCGCGCTTCTCTTTCATTTGAAtgtctccatttttctttaacGCAAAAATTTACAtctctctatttctttttctttaattttctttgattgactgtatttttgttttctttacttttgtgaTGGATGAGCAGTATAGTGATTCTCATTGTTCTAgtaatttttgtaaattatgtGGCGTCATTTGTATGTGTTTGGAAGCTCATCAATTTGATAATTCTGTGGTATTTGTCGATTCAATTGCTTTCGGTTTGAGAAAGCTTGAGCCAGTAGTTTGGAAAATTGGCAATGTCTCGTTTAAGAAAATGTTATGGTGGAGATGGCTGATTTCATTGGATCCTGACACTAAAATCACTTGaataattgaatttaaatggtgctatatttcttttatgaattgaattgtagtttctttccttttatgaTACAGGAGAAATTGCAAAGAAGTGTGTTTTTATTACTCGCCGTAAACGCCTAGAATTATCTTTGTTTGATTTGCAGAGTGTAGCCAGTTGAACATTATGGATGATAACTACTCGGGGGATTCACTTGGTGGATTCTTTCAGAAGCATTCTAGTGCAGAAAGTTCTGTTTCAGCTTCACTGAACAATGCAGCTGCTTTTGGGAGTGCACGGAGATCTATCACTTTCGATCATGACGATACTGGTACTGCCAGTGTTGAGACGTGAGTGAAGTGGTTTATGCATCATATCATATTATTCCTTTTTCGTCTACATATGTTATCAGTTCAACCAGAACCACCGAAGCACTATGTTTGCGATAGCATCATTTTAAGAACTTGTTTGAGGACTACTTTAAGTGGTACCTAAGGGTATTCcttctgaaatatattttttgttctttttgttcctGCTAAAAGAAATGcaccaaagaagaaaagggttTCAAGAATGACGGGTGGAGGTCTGCGCCAGTTCAGTGCCATAGGTCAGTAATTGATATACACAAGTCAAAATATTGTTCAGTCCATGATAATATAGTTTGTGCATGTGTTTGTGAAATTAAACCTGTTGTTAATTAGTATCATCTCTCAAGGTGGGGTTAGTGAACATATAGatcttgttttccttttcagttTGTGACTTGTTGGAGAGCAAGGGAAGAACAACCTATGCTGAggtatatttttctaaagtaACTATGAAGTTTATTTGGTGAAGAATCATTACGGAAAAGGATTAATTAAGAGATCCTttatttagtatttttttctAGGATAGTGTTACATATGGTTTTTCTTTGCGAATAATGGATAGCTTCTATTTCCAGTGTCAGATAATCTTCAgatttttgtaatatatttttccttctttgatCGGTGAATGTTTAAGTGCGAGTAATTATAGTGATGGTGTTCAGCTTGCAGATTACATAATGTCAGAGTTAGCTGGAAATGACAGTGAAACAGCAACATCTTTGAGCGAGGTTCAATTCAGACCGATAAATATAACTATCTACATTATGCTTCTTTTAATGACTGTCAATATTGTCACAGTTGTTTTGCCATTATGGAAATTACTGAAGTATGTTGTGAAAATGATTTATCAACTTCTCAGTTTAATGACAAAAATATTCCACGGCGTGTATATGATGCATTAAATGTTCTTGAGGCATTGGATATCATCACAAgagttaaaaaagaaataaagtggAATGGGATTCCAGACAGAAAGATGGATTTGGAAGGAATGAAGGTTAGTGAATGTCATTATTTTGATCGTGTGATAAACATGCTATAAAATTTGGGGATTGAATAATTTGACAATGTTGATTTTGTCTTTGATTCTTTCAGGCAGAGTGTGTCAGAATGATGAATAGGATTGGAAGGAAAACGGCTTACTTGAAAGACTTAGAAGAGCAAGTAATGATATCTGACATACTTTTAGTCTGATAAGTTTTGTAAATCCCTGTAGTATATCTTGTGGTTTTATTCTTATTCAGTCCCTGTAGGAATGGTTTGCTAGTAGGACTTGTGTTGGAACACTAATTGTTAAATCACAATAACCTATGACAGTTGGCGTGATTGTTAgcagatttttattttataaagaacagaaaatataGGCTTTAACATTTTTCAGTTTGCTCAATCAAATGGAATTACTCTACCAGCTTATGTTCTAATAGTCTTTGTTATTTCTCTGGAAAAATATGATATAGTTTGCAGATCTCCAAAATTTGATGTTTTGCAATAAAGAGTTGCTTAAGAGTGGAAACACTCATCCGGGGGGATTTTCTTTGCCATTTATACTGGTCCAGGTATATTACTTTGTTATCTTTTGTTGGTTTGCATGACTATGACTTGTTTACAGTtgaaaaaattctgatttgaATTGTAACAATCTTACAGTTGAAGCCTGTAGTTAGCATTTCTTCGAGTTGGAGATTTTTAGCGCTTATCCTCACTCTACTCTTTAGCTTAAGACAATGACCAAAAGCCATGACATAAATTTATCTTCTAATTATCAGCTGTTGCATACTTTGTACTTTGTCATCATTGATATGTTGATCAGGTAGTGCACACTGATATGAACTTCATTCCTGCATGAAAATGAAGTTGTTGAAAATTTATCTGCAGTACTCGCTAGCTAGAGATCTGTTGATTGTTAATTTCAGCCCAATCTTTAGGCTTCTTTCTTAGGTGGAATGTATAGGGAAGTATGCTTGAAACAAAGGCATAGCCTGTTCCTCAATGGCAGAATCATCAATCTACCATCTATACGAAGAGTTCAGTTTCCTGCAAGAATTAGAGATTATAAATACATAGCGGTtgcatatatgtgtatatgtgtGACAGTGCATAATCTtatttttcaatctttttacTTCTCTAGACAAGCCGTGATGCTGCCGTCGAGATTGAGATTTCTGAAGACAAGCACATGGTGCATTTCGATTTCAATAGGTATCAGTACTTCGTGTCGCTACTGATACTTTGATGTAGTTGTGACTAGTATCATTTTCTAACTAACTTGTCTCTCTGGCAGTGCGCCCTTCTTCTTGCACGATGATACTTACATTCTGAAGCTATTGCGGCGTCACCAACGGCCGGAAAGAACAAATGTATCCCAAAATTCTTCAGTTCAAACGCCTTCTCCATGCCCCAGCATTGTATCTGGAGGCGCCGGACCCTTTTATTGGAACTCTGGAACAGAAACTCCGAACTGAACAAATGTTGAGATGCTTTACTAGGTTTATGAAACTTGGTATAAAAATCGTTATCGGCTTTTCCCTTATTCTTCTAAATGGCTTGAAGGTAATTTTGTTTCAGTTTTATTGTTTAATGATTTAGATTTATAGCTCAAATCACAATTGTTTTTTCTGATTATCTCGTTTTCTATAATTCTGTTTTTGCTGATACATATTTAATTACAagaaattaaaccaaaaaagtGCAGTCAAGGAGATTGCATTCAACTTTTTTATCTggttccccaaaaaaaaataataagcaaGTATGAGAACGGCTGTAAAGGGCGCGTGGGTAGAAGTGAGGAATGATGGTGTgatttaataatataatattcccatgcaaaaaataaagcaaagtGGGGGAGGGAAGGGAACAGAGCGGACCGGGGTAAAGGAGTTCACTGGGGAGGACACTTCTTCGACTGTGAGGCCACACCCACCAAAGCACAAGAaccaccttttcttttttattaaaataattcctttaacaatttattttccttaattTAACATGcattatttcattattttaatccatataaatatcaaaattgGGAGTTGCCCATGTACAGGATCTGCACCAAATTAAACTAacattcctttaaaaaaaaataaataaataaataaactaacatataaataatataataattaagCTGCTCTCCACATAGCACATACACATAAACAACATCAACTTTTTCCATGCAAGATGAGAACCGCTAATCTTATAATATTTCCcgagggagaggagagagaggagtgagaggagagagaggagagagaggggcaTCAGAAAGAACCTTATGGATTAAGAAACTGAGAGAGAAAACATAGTtctcaaaaccctaaaaagtaataaaacaaaaagagtaGTCTTAGCCTAGTGAGATGAGAAGGAACAACTACAAACAAGTAACAACAAGAAGTAAATTATTAGTATATAAATACACAAAAGG comes from Prunus dulcis chromosome 6, ALMONDv2, whole genome shotgun sequence and encodes:
- the LOC117630498 gene encoding RING-H2 finger protein ATL80-like, translated to MDSWTEESHAGDDLGFEFETLKLIGFLLCLAIGTIVAVTYQCLAVADQRRMRNNNNTQQQQNEQQPRGLQINRQLIPVVEYSKESKDGICAVCLCEFKVGEAIRVLPECMHLFHAGCVDMWLSSHSNCPLCRTDIEPRHVVLLMPQFSGGNRSI
- the LOC117630499 gene encoding RING-H2 finger protein ATL39-like, yielding MDGLGGPLDVKMIVLIGILALAVAIIVIVTHACLADDDDEIHINRYRNRPRRTRTTTETRATTTTISNSSSSAHHQLIPTVEEIKDGICAVCLCEFKDGEAIRVLPECMHLFHAECIDMWLSSHSNCPLCRTDIEPPPQHVVLSMPSFSEGGLGST
- the LOC117631859 gene encoding RING-H2 finger protein ATL33, yielding MESAPTVLNKPPPPFPAPPRSVDFSALGFILGLVAVITIPALVYAFFFSIKCPPNPFRRRHHRSSTTASGPIRPEPNTLNRNDVISDVKYQKQTHVKEIGTECPVCLSVFADGEEVRQLSVCKHSFHALCINMWLKDHSNCPICRAYIAVDRSSGNNRTASGAARDRDDQQQGLPDASSMV
- the LOC117631858 gene encoding beta-glucuronosyltransferase GlcAT14C, which encodes MKRAHAQWLMILTATSLLFLIVLLTVTLTGHGKYSSGASDFYYEQRQFTTLDRNFGDTAENNDGDSNRLGLPKLPRFAYFISGSRGDVPQLRRLLQALYHPRNYYLLHLDLEASDAERLELAKFVKSEALIREFRNAMVIGNADLVTAKGPTMIASTLHAIAILLKRAKDWDWFINLSASDYPLMSQDELLHIFSFLPRELNFLEHTSNIGWKENQRARPIIVDPGLYHSKKSGVFWAKERRSMPASFKLFMGSTWVVLTKSFLEFCVLGWDNLPRTLLMYYTNFLSSPEGYFHTLACNHKDYQNTTVNHNLHYIRWDSPPKANPINLTLEHYNDMVQSGAPFAGSFARDDPVLDIIDKELLKRPRGQFTPGGWCLGKLGKDPCLACGNPNAVKPTVVSKMLEKLIVKLLDSENFRPKQCK
- the LOC117632262 gene encoding transcription factor-like protein DPA → MDDNYSGDSLGGFFQKHSSAESSVSASLNNAAAFGSARRSITFDHDDTGTASVETNAPKKKRVSRMTGGGLRQFSAIVCDLLESKGRTTYAELADYIMSELAGNDSETATSLSEFNDKNIPRRVYDALNVLEALDIITRVKKEIKWNGIPDRKMDLEGMKAECVRMMNRIGRKTAYLKDLEEQFADLQNLMFCNKELLKSGNTHPGGFSLPFILVQTSRDAAVEIEISEDKHMVHFDFNSAPFFLHDDTYILKLLRRHQRPERTNVSQNSSVQTPSPCPSIVSGGAGPFYWNSGTETPN